CTTGGTCGCCGACGAATCAGTGCCTCAGCTGTTCCTTGCTGGTGTCGTGCCGGGCCTGATTCAGGTTGCGCTATTTGTTGTAATTGTTCTCGTATACGCCCGCCGAAAGAACTATCCGGCTGGCGAACCGATGTCGCGTGACGAGTTCATCGCTGTCAATTTGCACGCATTGCCGGCGCTCACGCTGCCGGTCATTGTGCTGGGTGGTATCTATGGCGGTTTCGTGACCGTGACGGAGGCGGCCGGCCTTTCGGCGATCGTGGCGATAGCCCTCAGTGTCTTGGTCTACAAGGAATGCCGACCGGGTCAGATCCTCGAATTTATGGCGGACGGCGTCAAATCAGCTGGCTCGATCATCATTATTGTTGCGGGCGCAATGCTGTTCGGCCACTGGATTATTGAATCCGGCGCCCCGCACACTCTTGTGGATTGGGTTATCGATCAGGAAATCGAGGCTTGGCAGTTTCTGCTGTTCATGAACGTTATCATGCTGATCCTTGGCACGTTTCTTGAGGGCATTTCGATCATCCTGATCACCGTGCCGCTCGTTCTGCCATTGCTGCAAGCGCTCGGTATCAGTCCGATCCACTATGCGATCATCGTTACGGTTAACCTTGAGATAGGCCTGTTGACCCCGCCAATCGGGCTAAACCTGTTTGTTCTCTCGTCAATTTCAAAGGCGCCGGTCACTGAGGTGGTGCGTGGTGTCTTGCCGTTCTTCGTCGGTATGTTAGCCTTTTTGATGCTGATCACCTTTGTGCCGGTGTTGTCCACTTGGCTTCCCGGCCTCGTTTTCGGGCGATAGTTCCTAACAGAAAGCAGACTACTTCGTATGGCGGGTTGGTGATTGGCCGAAATAGTTCGCGTGTTGTTCGGATGTGAGCGGTTCACGGCGCTGTTTGTTGCTCAAGATCATAAGTCCTTCCTGCACCGCAGGCCGGTTGGCGATTGTGTTGTACCAACGCTTGAGATTGGGAAAATCGTTGAGGTTCTGTCGTTGAACCTTGTGGTTGATCATCCAGGGGAATGTTGCGATGTCGGCGATCGTGTAGTTGTCCCCGGCGAGGTAGGCCGAGTCGCGTAGTCGGCGGTCGATGACGCCATAAAGCCGAGCAGTCTCGTTGACATATCGGTCAATAGCGTAGGGAATCTTCTCTGGCGCATAGTGGTCGAAGTGGTGGTTCTGACCTAGCATGGGGCCCACGCCGCCGACCTGAAACATTAGCCATTGCAAGACATTGTAGTGGCCGCGTGGGTCCTCACTGGCGGATGGCAGTAGGCTTCCGTTTTTGTTTGCCAAATAGATCAGGATTGCACCTGACTCAAAAATCGATATCGGTACGCCATCCGGCCCGTCATCGTCGACGATCGCCGGAATCTTGCCGTTCGGGCAGATATCTAGGAAATCAGGCTGGTGTTGATCACCGGCACCGATGTCGATGGGCTGGATCGTATAGGCCAAATCGCATTCGGCCAGCATGATGTGCAGCTTTTTGCCGTTTGATGTCGGCCATGTGTAGGCATGAATCATTTTACGTTCGTCCTGCGGGGGCTAACCGGGTTGGGTGTCGTTGACTTCGGCGCCGTCAGGAATGTCGACCCATCGCTGCTTGCTGGAGACCCAGAGATGCCGCTCCGGTTGCAAGTCTTGCGTGTTGTCGAGAGTGCCTGGTTTTAGTGCGATGACCCCGGGCTTTTCAGGCTGGTTGTATATTCGGCTGCCGCATTCCGGGCAAAAAGCACAAAGTTTTTTGCGGCCGGATGGCGCTTTAAGACTGATTGTCTTCAACGCACCGGCCGTGAGTTGAAAACCAGCCGTCGGGACCTGCAGGCTGAGGCCAAAGGCGCTGCCAGACTGGCGCTGACAGTCAGTGCAGTGGCATGCGATCAGTTGCTTTGGCGATTCGGTCAGGACATAGCGGATATGGCCACATTGGCAGCCACCGGTTTGTTTCGCCGTGTCATTCATGGTGTTTCTCTATGTCGAAGCTTGCTGTTGATCGGGTGTCACTGGCGGGCGCGGGCTTCCGCGACTCGCCGAGCTACCATCGGTTTCCAGCCACCGAGGGCGATTGTTTCGAGCAGTTTCGATGGAAGCGGATCGTATTGAATCTCGGTCTCGTGTGTCAGATTTCGGAATAGGCCGCTCGCGAAATCGACCTCAAGGTTGTCGCCGTTCTCGCAAGCGGCTGTCACACCCGGGCATCTCGGCAGGAACGGCAGGCCCGCGTTGACTGCCATGCGAAAGCTGCTATGCGGGATCGACTCGACCACCAGACCAAGTCCGTTCGCCTGGATACCGATCAGCCCCTGGATGTGGGGGTTGCCCTGGGCAAAACGCTTGCCGGCGACAAGGATGTCTCCAGGTGCGACCTGCTTCTGCATTTCAGGGTCGTATCCTTCCATGAAATAGGGCCGCAAAACATCGGGGTCTGTCTCACGCTGCATGGCAAAACGCAGCGGCATCAGATCGCCGTCGACGCCGATATTGTCACCGACCTTCCAGCAGCGTCCGCGGTAAATCCAGTTCATGACTGAAGCAACTCTCGTGGATCGACGATCTTTCCGGCGATGGCCGACGCAGCAACCGTCAGTGAGGAAGCAAGGTAGATATCCGCAGTCTCTGAGCCGAGTCGGCCGTAGTCATTACGCGTGCCGGTGTTGATTGACACTTCGCCGTCGGCTGTCGGGCCGATGCGGCCGGCGGCGCAGGTGCCGCAGCCAGGTGCCGTCACCATCGCACCTGAATTCAGGAAGATTTCTGTCAGGCCTTCAGCCGACGCGCGAGCGGCGATCTCCAGCGTTCCGGGAGTGATAAACAGACGGACATGGTCCGAAATTCGACGTCCCTTCAGCAAGCGGGCAGCATCACGCAGATCTGTCAGTGTTCCGCCAGCGCAACTGCCGATTGATGCGTGATCGATCGGCGTGCCGGCGACTGCAGAGACGCCGACCACATTGTCCGGCGTGGGCGGGGCGGCGACCTGCGGTTCGAGTAGGCCAAGGTCAATATCGTAGCTCGCAAGAAACTTCGCATCGTCGTCGCTGCGCATCTCGTTGAGTGGGCCCTCAACGCGGTCGCGCAGATAGTCGAATGTCACCGCATCGGTCTCCACGACCGATGATTTGGCGCCGATTTCGAGCGGCGTATTGCAGAGGATCATGCGCTGGTCGATGCTGAGATCAGCGAGCGCTGGTCCACCATACTCGACCACCGAGTAGTCGATAATGTCGGGGTCAAGATCGCCAATCAGGCGTTGTGCTATATCGCGAATCGCGATGCCGTCGGGCAGCGATCCGGTCAGGTTCACCCGGACAGTTTCCGGGACTCGGCACCAGCAATTGCCAAGTGCGATGACCTCGCTGATTTCAAAAGCCATGGCGAACGCAAGACAGCCAACTGCACCGAAATTCGTCACATGTGGGTCATAAGCAAGAACGAAGCCGCCCGGTTTGATGAAGCCCTTCTCGACCGGGAGGATATGGCCGTGGCCTGGTTCTGACGTGTCGAAGTGGTGCCGGATACCGTATTTCTTGGCGATGGCACGCGCCTGTTTCTGACGCAATGCCGCTTGCGGACTAACTGCCACTGGCTCGTGGCAGGTCGACATGATCATGTGCTCGGGATCGTGGACGCGGTCGATGCCCAGATCTTGTAGGGCACGGTCGAAATTCACGATATACCAGTCATGTACGGTAACCCAATCGCCCTCCGGGTAGACGATCTCGCCGGGTGTCGCGGCGCGTCCCAGCACGCGGCTGAGAATTTTCTCGGTAATTGTCTGACCCATGGGCAGGTTCCGTCCGGTACAACCGCTAAAACGCGGGTGGGATGATAGTCATCCGGATGACCGTACAAGTCCAGAGGCAATATGTGAAATAGTGCATATTTTTGGGAATCAACAATTCTCATCGGCCAAGTTCGACTAAGGCTAGAATTTGATCACGCCGATACTGACAGAGACAAAGTGCAGGCCTGATCGTTGAGGCTCGCGAATGACGAAATGTGTAAGCACTAAGTAAGCAGGCGGCGGAGAAAGAGATAGTATAGGCAAGGCCGAACAAGCTGACTAAATACCTGTAAAAAATGGATAAAACGTAATCTTTAGTGCGCGATAGGACTGCGTAGAAAACGCCTTTTTGCGACTTACGCCTTGTGGTGGTTCGCGGGCAGATCTGTTGACCACCCGAGGCGAGGCCGGTATCACTCACTTCAATAATTGAAGTGAGTGATATGAGCCGGTCCGATCTCGCCTCCCAGGTTTGTACCTACGCCCGCACCATCGAGCTGCTCGGCAACGAGTGGACCTTGATGATACTGCGCGAGCTGTTCCTGGGCAGTCGCCGGTTTGATGATTTGCGGAGCCAGACCGGCGCCTCGCCGCATACCCTGAGCCAGCGCCTCAAGCGACTGGAGGGCGCCGGCATTCTGCGCCGCGAGGCCTATAGCGAACACCCGCCGCGTTATGAATACCGCCTGACGGCCATGGGGCGTGATCTCTGGCCGATCATCATCGCGATCAAGCAGTGGGGCGACAAATGGTTCGAGGGTGACACCACCCATGTCGAAATCACCCATAAGGATTGCGGCGCGACCGTGACGCCGCGCATGACCTGTCCGGATTGCGGCGCGCCGATGCACGCCCATGATTCCGAACCCCGTCTTTCCACCGAATATGAAAACGAACGCCGCGTCGCCGGGAGGCAGACATGAAAACACGTATCACCGAAATGCTCGGAATCGAGCATCCGATCATCCAGGGCGGCATGCACTATGTGGGTTTCGCGGAACTCGCCGCCGCGGTCTCGAATGCCGGCGGGCTGGGCATCATCACGGGCCTGACCCAGAAAACGGCGCCGGACCTCGCCAACGAGATCGCGCGCTGCCGCGACATGACCGACAAGCCCATCGGGGTCAACCTGACCTTCCTGCCGATCGTTGACGAACCGGACTATCCCGGTCTGATCCAGGCGGTCATCGACGGCGGGGTCAAGATCGTCGAGACCGCCGGAAACAACCCCGCGAAGTGGCTGCCGGTCCTCAAGGACAACGGCATCACCGTGATCCACAAATGCACGACCGTCCGCCATTCCCTGAAGGCCCAGGAGATCGGCTGTGACGCCGTTTCGGTCGACGGTTTCGAATGCGGGGGCCATCCCGGCGAGGACGACATCCCCAACATGATCCTGCTGCCCCGGGCCGCCGATGAGCTCGAAATCCCCTTCGTCGCCTCGGGCGGCATGGCGGATGCGCGTTCGCTGGTCGCCGCGCTGGCCATGGGGGCGGATGGCATGAACATGGGCACGCGCTTCATCGTGACCAGGGAAGCGCCGGTGCATGACAATGTGAAGGCGGCGATCGTGGCCGCGAGCGAGTTGGACACGCGCCTGGTGATGCGGCCGCTGCGCAATACCGAACGTGTTCTCACCAACGCGGCTGTCGAACGCCTGCTGGAGAAGGAACGGGAACTCGGCGCGAATATCGAATTCACCGACATCGCGCCGGAGGTCGCCGGGGTCTATCCCAAGGTCATGCTCGACGGCGATATGGACGCGGGCGCCTGGTCGTGCGGCATGGTCGCCGGCCTGATTCACGACATCCCGACCTGCAAGGAACTGATCGACCGGATCATGACCGACGCGGATGCGTTGATCCGTCAGCGGCTCGAAGGCATGGCGGCGGCCTAGTCGCCTTTTACGGGCACGCGACCGGCCAGTTCAGCGTCCAGCGCCCTTTCGACGGTCGCACGCGGTTTCGAGAAGCCCGCCATCAGGTTGTACAGCACCGGGGTCAGGAACAGGGTCAGGATCAATGACAGCCCCAGTCCGCCGACAATCACGGAACCAATCGCAATCCGGCTCTCGGCGCCCGCGCCCGATGCGAGCACCAGCGGCACGGCACCGAGTATGGTCGAGATAACCGTCATGAAAATCGGTCGGGCGCGCAGCACGGCGGCTTCGACAACCGCCTCGCGAACATTCATGCCCTCGTCGCGCAACTGGTTTGCGAACTCGACGATCAAGATGCCGTTCTTGGCCATCAACCCGATCAGCAGCACGATACCGATTTGGCTATAGACGTTGAGGGACAGGCCGGCGGCGAACAGTGCATAGACCGCACCCGCGACCGCGAGTGGCACGGACAGCATGATCACGAGCGGGTGGATGAAGCTCTCGAACTGGGCCGCGAGGACCAGAAACACGATCACCAGCGCCATCAGGAAAACGGTCATCGTATCGCTCGACGTGTCCTTGAAGACGGCCGACTGGCCGGAATAACCCAGCCGTGCATTGTCGGGGAGAATGTCAGCCGCCCCGGCCTCCATGAAAGAAATGGCGTCGCCGAGCGCATAACCCGGCTCAAGCCCGGCGGAAATCGTGATCGAGGGCAGCCGGTCGGTGCGGCGTAGCTCCGGTGCGGCAGCGCTTTCCGATGCCGCCACCAGCGCACTCAGAGGCACCAGGGATGTGCCATCACCCGCCCGCACGAAGATGTTGGAAATATCTGTCGGGGTCCGGCGGTCCTCCGGCTGCGCCTGGGTGATCACCGGATATTCGCGGCCACGGTCGATATATTGCGTGACTTCGCGGGACGCGAACATCGTCTGAAGCGTCTGGGCGACAAGTTCCGCGGGGATGCCCAAATCATTCGCGCTGGCCCGGTCCAGGCGCAGGTCGAGCTGCGGCTGATTTTCCTCATAGTCGATCTGAGGATTGACCAGACGTTCGTTGGTTTCCGCATGCTCGAGAAGCGCCGCGGCCCATAATTTGACCAGCTCGAAATCGGGACCGCCGACGACGATGCGAAGTGGCGTCGAGTTGCCGCGCAGACCAAGGCCGGCCGGGCTGGCAACGCCGGCGCGCGCACCGGCCAGGCCGCGCGCGGCCGGCTGTATCGCATTGACCACATCGGCCTGGCTCGCCTCGCGGTCTTCCCACTGCGCCAGGCGCATGACGACGAAGGCGCGGTAGGGCCGGTTGCCCCAGCCGACGAGTGAATAGACCGTGACGATGTTGCCGTTGTCGACCTGCGGCTGGAGGGCACGTTCGATCACGCTTGCCTGCTCGTTGGTGTAGGCGGTGGTTGCACCCTGGGGGGCGGTAATCGGTACGAACGCGACTCCCCGGTCTTCGGATGGCGCAAGCTCGCGTGGCAGCGTCTGGTACAGAATCACGGCGCCAACGACGAACAGCAGAGAAAGCGCGATGACGATCAGCGGCAGCCGGAGCGCGGTTTCGAGGCCCCGGCGATAGACCTGGGCAAGGCGTGGGGCCGTCGCCGCGGTATCGCTGCCACCGGCAGCTGGTGTGTTGGCTCTGGCCTTGACCACGCGTGACGCGATCATCGGGCACAGGCTGAGCGCGACGAAGGTCGAGATCACCACGGCACCCGCCATCACCATGCCGAACTCGCTGAACAGACGACCGACCTGTCCGCCCAGAAACGAGATCGGAATGAAAACGGCAATCAGGGTCACGGAAGTCGCGAGCACCGCGAAGGTCACCTGGCGGGTTCCGAGCACGGCGGCGATGAGCCGCGACTCCCCGCCATCGACCCGGCGCTGGATGTTTTCCAGCACCACGATGGCGTCATCCACGACGAGGCCGATCGCCAGCAACAGCGCAAGCAGGGTCAGCACATTGATCGAGAAACCGAATGCCGCGACCATCGAGAGGCAGCCGATCAGAGCAACGGGGATCGTCACCGCGGGGACCAGCGTGGCGCGGAACGAACGTAGGAACAACAGGATCACCAGCACGACCAGCGTGAGGGAAATGCCGAGCGCGATCAGCACCTCACGGATGGAGGCAGAGATAAACAGTGCGTCGTCCGATCCGACGATGATCCTCATCCCTTCGGGCATCGTCGGTTCCATGGCAACGATTTCCGCCCGAACCTCATTCGATATCGCCATCGTATTGGCCTGGCTTTGCCGGATGACCTGCAGCCCGATGGCGGGCTGCCCGTTGGCACGGACGATCGTGTTGTCGTCCTCCACCCCGCGGACGACCGTGGCCACATCGCCGATGCGAACCGGATACCCATCGACGGTCTTGATGGAGATATTGCGGAACTGGTCGGGTGTCGTGAGACGGCTATCGAGACGAATGTCGAGCAGGCGCTGGCTCGACGTGATTTCGCCGGCCGG
This region of Alphaproteobacteria bacterium genomic DNA includes:
- a CDS encoding TRAP transporter large permease, with protein sequence MPFLTAFGVLFGALAAGMPIFLVLGATSLLLFWIEGEPLIGVAQVVVNRLNSAALIAVPFFVIAATFMAKGGVARALVDFANAWVGRLQGGLGLVCVVATTIFAAISGSSVATAMAMGTVLVPAMMQARYERHFALGVVGASGTLGILIPPSLGMIIFALVADESVPQLFLAGVVPGLIQVALFVVIVLVYARRKNYPAGEPMSRDEFIAVNLHALPALTLPVIVLGGIYGGFVTVTEAAGLSAIVAIALSVLVYKECRPGQILEFMADGVKSAGSIIIIVAGAMLFGHWIIESGAPHTLVDWVIDQEIEAWQFLLFMNVIMLILGTFLEGISIILITVPLVLPLLQALGISPIHYAIIVTVNLEIGLLTPPIGLNLFVLSSISKAPVTEVVRGVLPFFVGMLAFLMLITFVPVLSTWLPGLVFGR
- a CDS encoding glutathione S-transferase family protein, with product MIHAYTWPTSNGKKLHIMLAECDLAYTIQPIDIGAGDQHQPDFLDICPNGKIPAIVDDDGPDGVPISIFESGAILIYLANKNGSLLPSASEDPRGHYNVLQWLMFQVGGVGPMLGQNHHFDHYAPEKIPYAIDRYVNETARLYGVIDRRLRDSAYLAGDNYTIADIATFPWMINHKVQRQNLNDFPNLKRWYNTIANRPAVQEGLMILSNKQRREPLTSEQHANYFGQSPTRHTK
- a CDS encoding aconitase family protein; protein product: MGQTITEKILSRVLGRAATPGEIVYPEGDWVTVHDWYIVNFDRALQDLGIDRVHDPEHMIMSTCHEPVAVSPQAALRQKQARAIAKKYGIRHHFDTSEPGHGHILPVEKGFIKPGGFVLAYDPHVTNFGAVGCLAFAMAFEISEVIALGNCWCRVPETVRVNLTGSLPDGIAIRDIAQRLIGDLDPDIIDYSVVEYGGPALADLSIDQRMILCNTPLEIGAKSSVVETDAVTFDYLRDRVEGPLNEMRSDDDAKFLASYDIDLGLLEPQVAAPPTPDNVVGVSAVAGTPIDHASIGSCAGGTLTDLRDAARLLKGRRISDHVRLFITPGTLEIAARASAEGLTEIFLNSGAMVTAPGCGTCAAGRIGPTADGEVSINTGTRNDYGRLGSETADIYLASSLTVAASAIAGKIVDPRELLQS
- a CDS encoding GFA family protein; the protein is MNDTAKQTGGCQCGHIRYVLTESPKQLIACHCTDCQRQSGSAFGLSLQVPTAGFQLTAGALKTISLKAPSGRKKLCAFCPECGSRIYNQPEKPGVIALKPGTLDNTQDLQPERHLWVSSKQRWVDIPDGAEVNDTQPG
- a CDS encoding 3-isopropylmalate dehydratase translates to MNWIYRGRCWKVGDNIGVDGDLMPLRFAMQRETDPDVLRPYFMEGYDPEMQKQVAPGDILVAGKRFAQGNPHIQGLIGIQANGLGLVVESIPHSSFRMAVNAGLPFLPRCPGVTAACENGDNLEVDFASGLFRNLTHETEIQYDPLPSKLLETIALGGWKPMVARRVAEARARQ
- a CDS encoding efflux RND transporter permease subunit, whose translation is MTLSDISIKRPVLALVASLLIVVMGVGSLLTLPIRELPDIDSAIVTVTTTYTGASPQIVDTDITEIVESSIAGVSGVKTISSQSRRGRSRTVIEFEVGRNIDEAANDVRDAVGRIRGSLPDGVDEPIVIKNDSDADPVMRLAVTSDRHSPEEITDYVERFVIDRLSTLDGVASVDLRGERRFAIRIWLDRRALAARNLTVSDVEAAIRRNNVELPAGEITSSQRLLDIRLDSRLTTPDQFRNISIKTVDGYPVRIGDVATVVRGVEDDNTIVRANGQPAIGLQVIRQSQANTMAISNEVRAEIVAMEPTMPEGMRIIVGSDDALFISASIREVLIALGISLTLVVLVILLFLRSFRATLVPAVTIPVALIGCLSMVAAFGFSINVLTLLALLLAIGLVVDDAIVVLENIQRRVDGGESRLIAAVLGTRQVTFAVLATSVTLIAVFIPISFLGGQVGRLFSEFGMVMAGAVVISTFVALSLCPMIASRVVKARANTPAAGGSDTAATAPRLAQVYRRGLETALRLPLIVIALSLLFVVGAVILYQTLPRELAPSEDRGVAFVPITAPQGATTAYTNEQASVIERALQPQVDNGNIVTVYSLVGWGNRPYRAFVVMRLAQWEDREASQADVVNAIQPAARGLAGARAGVASPAGLGLRGNSTPLRIVVGGPDFELVKLWAAALLEHAETNERLVNPQIDYEENQPQLDLRLDRASANDLGIPAELVAQTLQTMFASREVTQYIDRGREYPVITQAQPEDRRTPTDISNIFVRAGDGTSLVPLSALVAASESAAAPELRRTDRLPSITISAGLEPGYALGDAISFMEAGAADILPDNARLGYSGQSAVFKDTSSDTMTVFLMALVIVFLVLAAQFESFIHPLVIMLSVPLAVAGAVYALFAAGLSLNVYSQIGIVLLIGLMAKNGILIVEFANQLRDEGMNVREAVVEAAVLRARPIFMTVISTILGAVPLVLASGAGAESRIAIGSVIVGGLGLSLILTLFLTPVLYNLMAGFSKPRATVERALDAELAGRVPVKGD
- a CDS encoding nitronate monooxygenase family protein gives rise to the protein MKTRITEMLGIEHPIIQGGMHYVGFAELAAAVSNAGGLGIITGLTQKTAPDLANEIARCRDMTDKPIGVNLTFLPIVDEPDYPGLIQAVIDGGVKIVETAGNNPAKWLPVLKDNGITVIHKCTTVRHSLKAQEIGCDAVSVDGFECGGHPGEDDIPNMILLPRAADELEIPFVASGGMADARSLVAALAMGADGMNMGTRFIVTREAPVHDNVKAAIVAASELDTRLVMRPLRNTERVLTNAAVERLLEKERELGANIEFTDIAPEVAGVYPKVMLDGDMDAGAWSCGMVAGLIHDIPTCKELIDRIMTDADALIRQRLEGMAAA
- a CDS encoding winged helix-turn-helix transcriptional regulator, yielding MSRSDLASQVCTYARTIELLGNEWTLMILRELFLGSRRFDDLRSQTGASPHTLSQRLKRLEGAGILRREAYSEHPPRYEYRLTAMGRDLWPIIIAIKQWGDKWFEGDTTHVEITHKDCGATVTPRMTCPDCGAPMHAHDSEPRLSTEYENERRVAGRQT